A window of the Zerene cesonia ecotype Mississippi chromosome 12, Zerene_cesonia_1.1, whole genome shotgun sequence genome harbors these coding sequences:
- the LOC119830957 gene encoding intraflagellar transport protein 22 homolog, which produces MQLQKLKILMIGPCDSGKSTIANLISESINNEDSEPRPTQGVRIVEFEVPNININGKQIKVDIELWDCSGDHKFESCWPALRLGVKGVILVGSSNTANIASRELELLYNYFVSQPKLSMKQCVVFYNCFNDQDDIDILNLSPTFSRVSQVATNVKTKSDRLKNDFTNFIVSVVQSVNKIED; this is translated from the exons ATGCAGCTTCAGAAGCTGAAAATTTTGATGATTGGACCATgtgat AGTGGCAAATCAACAATTGCAAATTTAATATCggaatcaataaataatgaagacTCTGAACCACGACCGACGCAGGGCGTAAGAATTGTGGAATTCGAAgtaccaaatataaatataaatggcaAGCAAATTAAAGTTGACATTGAACTGTGGGATTGTAGCGGTGACCACAA ATTCGAGTCTTGCTGGCCCGCCCTTCGCCTTGGAGTTAAAGGTGTAATCCTCGTTGGTTCATCAAATACAGCCAATATTGCTTCAAGAGAACTAGAGCTTTTATATAACTACTTTGTTTCCCAGCCCAAGTTATCAATGAAACAAtgtgtagtattttataattgcttCAATGATCAAGacgatattgatattttaaatctat cTCCTACATTTTCAAGAGTGTCTCAAGTGGCGACAAATGTGAAAACAAAAAGTGATCGTTTAAAAAACGATTTtaccaattttattgtttctgttGTGCAGTCtgtgaataaaattgaagatTGA
- the LOC119830763 gene encoding uncharacterized protein LOC119830763 isoform X2, whose translation MLRITTRGRHNTIYAFSPFSTVSRDVSSLEEMFCQTRPYGGNEHLVEVVAAKALEIWWHDWDKSSSEVDTPLLLSCPVREPINENSIVSVVTEPCEDPSNGFNIKPNGNVKYIRSFTVCVKDMNFREDVSHSLTEWIETNKILGADLVDIYVDSVNKNTETVLLRYQSAGFVRLFQVPIKNTIQRTLWQRRRDHIITYNDCLYRNIIESKFIIPLDIDEILLPKIAYTWHGLLKRLPFLGWDPYQHSAILVKNVFFFDFMQDLYKNKAISITRNNNKIYVKRDDVRIDDPNNFNVNEIELEDGTNSLSKENKNDYIAINAYDSGCLKAIPLPKIARSIISSATISPLGHYSKSFMLTKRVLTAFNHYPLASIGATGFTGWAAPLTEVQLNHYKESCNETIIAECWQYVKRTKVDRSALRLKRRLTRAVADALCK comes from the exons ATGCTGCGTATTACGACGAGAGGGCGCCACAACACTATATACGCATTCTCGCCATTTTCCACGGTGA gTCGGGATGTATCTTCACTGGAAGAAATGTTTTGCCAAACGCGTCCTTATGGTGGAAATGAACATTTAGTTGAAGTCGTTGCAGCAAAAGCATTAGAAATTTGGTGGCATGACTGGGACAAAAGCTCATCAGAAGTCGACACGCCTCTTTTACTATCGTGCCCTGTACGGGAGCCAATAAATGAGAACTCTATTGTGTCTGTGGTTACGGAACCTTGTGAAGATCCCTCAAATGGATTTAATATCAAGCCAAACggaaatgtaaaatacatcCGATCATTCACTGTTTGTGTCAAAGATATGAATTTTCGAGAGGATGTGTCCCACAGTTTAACCGAGTGGATTGAAACAAACAAGATTTTGGGTGCCGATTTGGTGGACATTTATGTAgatagtgtaaataaaaatactgaaacTGTATTATTACGTTATCAATCTGCAGGATTCGTGAGATTATTTCAAGttcctattaaaaatacaattcaacGGACGCTGTGGCAAAGAAGACGCGATCAcataataacttataatgaTTGCctctatagaaatataatagaatcaaaatttattatacctttggatattgatgaaatacTGCTACCTAAAATAGCATATACTTGGCACGGATTGTTGAAAAGACTCCCTTTTTTGGGCTGGGATCCATATCAGCATTCCGCTATTTTAGTGAAAAATGTGTTCTTTTTCGATTTCATGCAAGacttgtacaaaaataaagcaattagtattactagaaataataataaaatatatgtgaaaCGAGATGATGTCCGAATAGACGATCCTAATAACTTTAATGTGAATGAAATAGAATTAGAAGACGGTACTAATAGTTTAAGCAAAgagaataaaaatgattatattgcTATAAATGCATATGATAGTGGATGTTTAAAAGCAATACCATTGCCAAAAATAGCACGAAGTATAATTAGTTCAGCTACAATAAGTCCTTTAGGCCACTACAGTAAGAGTTTTATGCTTACGAAGAGGGTTCTAACAGCATTTAATCACTATCCCTTAGCCAGTATTGGAGCAACTGGTTTTACAGGATGGGCGGCGCCTTTGACAGAAGTTCAACTCAATCATTATAAG GAATCATGCAACGAAACAATCATAGCAGAATGTTGGCAGTATGTGAAACGCACGAAAGTTGACCGCTCCGCGCTGCGCCTGAAAAGACGACTCACACGCGCTGTTGCAGATGCTCtttgcaaataa
- the LOC119830763 gene encoding uncharacterized protein LOC119830763 isoform X1 — protein MCSTRKFVRVTKFLLAGVSIFCVSWIAAVNEWHTRARWRPPSQRSYSTMKTIVAYSEGKQAEMDRPSPVTCDRLPAYPKVPKTNRTWSPLAEESLWQQVRGTSVSLYAAYYDERAPQHYIRILAIFHGRDVSSLEEMFCQTRPYGGNEHLVEVVAAKALEIWWHDWDKSSSEVDTPLLLSCPVREPINENSIVSVVTEPCEDPSNGFNIKPNGNVKYIRSFTVCVKDMNFREDVSHSLTEWIETNKILGADLVDIYVDSVNKNTETVLLRYQSAGFVRLFQVPIKNTIQRTLWQRRRDHIITYNDCLYRNIIESKFIIPLDIDEILLPKIAYTWHGLLKRLPFLGWDPYQHSAILVKNVFFFDFMQDLYKNKAISITRNNNKIYVKRDDVRIDDPNNFNVNEIELEDGTNSLSKENKNDYIAINAYDSGCLKAIPLPKIARSIISSATISPLGHYSKSFMLTKRVLTAFNHYPLASIGATGFTGWAAPLTEVQLNHYKESCNETIIAECWQYVKRTKVDRSALRLKRRLTRAVADALCK, from the exons atgtgctCGACTCGTAAGTTTGTTAGAGTGACGAAATTTTTGTTGGCTGGCGTGTCGATATTCTGTGTGAGCTGGATTGCTGCTGTCAACGAATGGCACACCAGGGCCCGTTGGAGACCACCATCGCAGCGGAGCTATTCCACTATGAAGACCATTGTGGCCTACTCGGAAGGCAAACAGGCGGAGATGGATCGACCTTCGCCTGTTACATGTGATCGTTTACCGGCATATCCGAAAGTCCCAAAAACA AATCGCACGTGGTCTCCCCTTGCTGAAGAATCACTATGGCAACAAGTAAGAGGTACATCGGTGTCATTATATGCTGCGTATTACGACGAGAGGGCGCCACAACACTATATACGCATTCTCGCCATTTTCCACG gTCGGGATGTATCTTCACTGGAAGAAATGTTTTGCCAAACGCGTCCTTATGGTGGAAATGAACATTTAGTTGAAGTCGTTGCAGCAAAAGCATTAGAAATTTGGTGGCATGACTGGGACAAAAGCTCATCAGAAGTCGACACGCCTCTTTTACTATCGTGCCCTGTACGGGAGCCAATAAATGAGAACTCTATTGTGTCTGTGGTTACGGAACCTTGTGAAGATCCCTCAAATGGATTTAATATCAAGCCAAACggaaatgtaaaatacatcCGATCATTCACTGTTTGTGTCAAAGATATGAATTTTCGAGAGGATGTGTCCCACAGTTTAACCGAGTGGATTGAAACAAACAAGATTTTGGGTGCCGATTTGGTGGACATTTATGTAgatagtgtaaataaaaatactgaaacTGTATTATTACGTTATCAATCTGCAGGATTCGTGAGATTATTTCAAGttcctattaaaaatacaattcaacGGACGCTGTGGCAAAGAAGACGCGATCAcataataacttataatgaTTGCctctatagaaatataatagaatcaaaatttattatacctttggatattgatgaaatacTGCTACCTAAAATAGCATATACTTGGCACGGATTGTTGAAAAGACTCCCTTTTTTGGGCTGGGATCCATATCAGCATTCCGCTATTTTAGTGAAAAATGTGTTCTTTTTCGATTTCATGCAAGacttgtacaaaaataaagcaattagtattactagaaataataataaaatatatgtgaaaCGAGATGATGTCCGAATAGACGATCCTAATAACTTTAATGTGAATGAAATAGAATTAGAAGACGGTACTAATAGTTTAAGCAAAgagaataaaaatgattatattgcTATAAATGCATATGATAGTGGATGTTTAAAAGCAATACCATTGCCAAAAATAGCACGAAGTATAATTAGTTCAGCTACAATAAGTCCTTTAGGCCACTACAGTAAGAGTTTTATGCTTACGAAGAGGGTTCTAACAGCATTTAATCACTATCCCTTAGCCAGTATTGGAGCAACTGGTTTTACAGGATGGGCGGCGCCTTTGACAGAAGTTCAACTCAATCATTATAAG GAATCATGCAACGAAACAATCATAGCAGAATGTTGGCAGTATGTGAAACGCACGAAAGTTGACCGCTCCGCGCTGCGCCTGAAAAGACGACTCACACGCGCTGTTGCAGATGCTCtttgcaaataa